One genomic segment of Longimicrobium sp. includes these proteins:
- a CDS encoding DinB family protein: protein MEITSIEPFLSYWEGFRGRTRRVMMCIPPERLEWTHREGAWTFGDLVRHLAAIERWMFAENAAGRPSRYPGHGRDLADGWDATIAYLDAMHAEAMDILRALTPDDLRRPAVTPAGASMPAWKWLRAMVEHEAHHRGQIYLMLGMIGIPTPPIFGLTSEEVRDRSVPLEQTA from the coding sequence ATGGAAATCACCTCGATCGAGCCGTTCCTGTCGTACTGGGAGGGGTTCCGCGGGCGGACGCGGCGGGTGATGATGTGCATCCCGCCGGAGCGGCTGGAATGGACGCACCGCGAGGGCGCGTGGACGTTCGGCGACCTGGTGCGCCACCTGGCGGCCATCGAGCGGTGGATGTTCGCCGAGAACGCGGCCGGGCGCCCCAGCCGCTACCCCGGCCACGGCCGCGACCTGGCCGACGGCTGGGACGCCACGATCGCCTACCTGGACGCCATGCACGCCGAGGCGATGGACATCCTCCGCGCGCTGACGCCCGACGACCTGCGCCGCCCGGCCGTGACGCCCGCCGGCGCGTCGATGCCCGCGTGGAAGTGGTTGCGGGCGATGGTGGAGCACGAGGCGCATCACCGCGGGCAGATCTACCTGATGCTGGGAATGATCGGCATCCCCACGCCCCCGATCTTCGGGCTAACCAGCGAGGAGGTGCGCGACCGCAGCGTGCCGCTCGAGCAGACGGCGTAG